Proteins from a single region of Sebastes umbrosus isolate fSebUmb1 chromosome 8, fSebUmb1.pri, whole genome shotgun sequence:
- the erlin2 gene encoding erlin-2 isoform X2: MAQWGAIFSIIAALGGAALLASVHKIDEGHTGVYYRGGALLTTTSGPGFHLMLPFITTYKPVQTTLQTDEVKNVPCGTGGGVMIYFDRIEVVNYLVPTAVFDIVRNFTADYDKALIFNKVHHELNQFCSVHSLQEVYIGLFDQIDENLKLTLQEDLTNMAPGLIIQAVRVTKPNIPESIRRNYELIGWT; this comes from the exons ATGGCACAGTGGGGTGCCATATTCTCAATAATCGCTGCCCTCGGTGGAGCAGCGCTCTTAGCCTCCGTGCACAAGATTGACGAGGGACACACTGGAGTTTACTACAG gGGAGGGGCTCTCCTGACCACCACCAGCGGCCCTGGTTTCCATCTTATGCTTCCATTTATCACCACCTACAAACCAGTTCAG ACGACGCTGCAGACAGACGAGGTGAAGAATGTACCCTGCGGCACAGG tGGAGGAGTGATGATTTACTTTGACCGTATAGAAGTGGTGAACTACCTCGTTCCAACAGCAG TGTTCGACATAGTGAGGAACTTCACAGCCGACTACGACAAAGCTTTGATATTCAACAAGGTTCACCATGAGCTCAACCAGTTCTGCAGCGTTCACTCGCTGCAGGAGGTCTACATCGGCTTGTTTG ACCAAATTGATGAAAACTTGAAGTTGACACTGCAAGAGGACCTAACAAACATGGCACCCGGACTCATCATACAG GCGGTCCGTGTCACAAAACCCAACATCCCAGAGAGCATTCGCAGGAACTACGAGCTCat TGGATGGACCTGA